AAACCCCAGCGTAGTTGATGACCAGATAAGGCGTCCATGCCATGAACCAAAGAGAGATCGTCATCAAAGCGACCTGTGATCAAACAGATTAAGAAAAGTGGGGTgaaagtgcgaaaattttgatctAAAAAACGTTGATAAATACCTTGGCAAGTTTCGCCTCAGCGCttgtattttgattttcagaaGATCTTAACGAAGCCACGTTCATTTTCTTAGCTTGTTCGCGCATCGATTTCTCGTGGGCTGATACAGCTGATATAATGAAGTAGTAGCTGTAGATGATCATGAAGAGTGGCAGATAATAGACAAAGAAGCTGTACACCAATATGTAAGACCTTGACAGCCAATCCTTGCTCAGATAATCCGTGCCACAGGCAGTCATGTTCCCTTCTGGCACGTATCTGGGTTTAAAAACAGGAATTAATCGCATCAAGATCATAGTTCTTCTCATCAGGAGCGAACCGCAATCGGGCATAAACAGCAATATTTTCGACTCTGAACACTCCGATAAATCACGACTCCGCATCTTTTCAAAGACATCTTGAAAATGATCGGAGATATGGTAGGAAATTTGTCGTTTAAGAATTACAGGTATTTAAAATCATCCGTCCGGTAGCATTTGACGCCTCAAAACAGACTCGCAAATCGTTATTTGACCGTCATGCACTCGGCAGCTTTACTAGGAACCATCAAACGCTACCGCGATGGATTGGCCAATTTCAAACGGCTGTAATTGGCAAACGATTTaccaaaattttaaaaatatttcattcgcaGATTTTCACGAGAAACACATTGGTAGCCTGTCGAGCGGTAGTTCTGGGTCACCCTGTAGatgttttactgaattatGGCGTTTCAATCCACCATAATGATATCATCATACAAGACGGTGATGTCACAGTCCACCATAGTGAAGTCATAATTCGATACGGTGAAATCGCAATGCAACCCCTAATAATTTCTGTAATATCCAATATCTATTTGAGGCAAAAAACACCACTTATAAATTTGAGCAATTTCTACACgataaaattaatcattcgcgaaatatcaacaaaaaaaatttcattccatgTTAACGCCTAATTCAACCTACCTATTCCAGCCTAACATGGGGGCAATTGTCCATATAACAGCAAAAGCCCAGACACCCAAAATGCGAAGTAGCGAACCCTTGATGGTCATTGGTTTGGCCGACAGTCCCTTGACGATTACGTTGTATCTATCAAAAGCGATCATTGTCATTGTCCAGATTGAGCCACATCCGAACAGGGAACCAAACAACGCGTATATCTCGCACATCAACGGTCCAAACACCCAAGTTTCGTAATAACAATT
The sequence above is drawn from the Neodiprion pinetum isolate iyNeoPine1 chromosome 2, iyNeoPine1.2, whole genome shotgun sequence genome and encodes:
- the Lop1 gene encoding rhodopsin, long-wavelength, which produces MTVMSGPSFAAYSWSAQVGGFGNQTVVDKVPAEMLHLVDSHWYQFPPMNPLWHGILGFVIACLGFVSVIGNGMVVYIFCSTKTLRTPSNLLVVNLAFSDFLMMFTMSPPMVINCYYETWVFGPLMCEIYALFGSLFGCGSIWTMTMIAFDRYNVIVKGLSAKPMTIKGSLLRILGVWAFAVIWTIAPMLGWNRYVPEGNMTACGTDYLSKDWLSRSYILVYSFFVYYLPLFMIIYSYYFIISAVSAHEKSMREQAKKMNVASLRSSENQNTSAEAKLAKVALMTISLWFMAWTPYLVINYAGVFESAKISPLFTIWGSLFAKANAVYNPIVYGISHPKYRAALFKKFPSLACGGDAGHGGDATSTVSGVTTLTENEKPAA